gtacctaatttgcataatttatgtgtatttgatgcgtatcaagcaaaaaacccttgtgaacagcttatctggagatccattatggggtacagtggcgtaacttgatGAGGagaagcggggccagaggttctcgacctgattagattttgagcgtaaaagatggtaattaagtacctaatttgcataatatatgcgtaataagcaaaataccttgtcaacagattatctggagatccgtatggggtacagtgacgtaacttggtggggagttgcgtggccagaggtactcgacctgattagattttcatgaggtcaaaggtcacatacaaggtcaaaagtcaactgaggtcaccaaatcttttaataattaattttcaactgtgcatcacatatcccaataacagcttgatcggtcatgtaattaaggaaatatgacgactttaagatagtcgctttctttgtaaagtatagcaaagtagcactttcaatgagtgataactcgtaaaggaagcatctttctgttttgatttatttgatgaaatagttctttggtattgccaaatttgatttttcagcgcaacatactttttccaatttcgtgaggtcaaaggtaacatacaaggtcaaaggtcaactgaggtcaccaaatcttttaataattaattttcaactgtgcatcacatatcccaataacagcttgatcggaaatatgacgactttaagatagtcgctttccatgtaaagtatagcaaagtagcactttcaatgagtgataactcgtaaaggaagcatctttctgttttgatttattactttgatgaaatagttctttggttttgccaaatttttggaaggtcattacagggtcatccgaggtcactcaggggtcatctgaggtcaagttattaaaaactcgtatgggcatgaaacttggtgggtacagtcatcatttaagggcagagtaatgggagagaacatggaccttttcgagcatcattatttctgaattgtatatccaaagtatataaaactatacattttggaaaggaaatgagtcaaggaatcccatggtgacgtcagatttttcaaaaatctcgagtttttgataaaatcacaaaaatcactttttaccccaattttttgtgacaacttaaaaaaaaatcagttcggagtaaaaaaaaatcagttagcttttcatgaagaagagacatgaacttagggaaggtttttttatttttttttaattcgtctctttttttcgaaatattgaaaaaacatgtgaaaaaagcaattttgtcattctattcagctaaaaattggacataatggtgtatatttttgtttaaaacaaatattttgaaaaaatgagaaaaccttccctagacttactctaaacgatagtgcaaaaagtttaccttttgcttgcatatttttggagttatcttgtcacaaaaatcgtgcaatattgtcaaaagtgaactatgagaaatcgacgttttagtaaagaaatgtcaaaattatgcacaaaatgtccttatattttaaaacggcaagactttcacgcttataaaagctgtatctggtgcatggtcttaatatgcatctttttgcaacaatgaatttataatgtctgcttttagtgcgccaaaattcaaaataattaaaaaatcaaagtgacattttgactgcaaatttgtattttgtttacaCCGCAATTGCCGGCGTtaaaacataccgaatgcgccttgactgcgttggacatacgcagcAGAGTTGCGCCAAGCATCACGCGACGCGATTCgcagcgtaatcacaatatttcgcattcgcgcatttctgactcattatttcccgccaatttactaagttgtcttgagccatgtgactttttagagttgaaaagagtgaaataaatcaagcaaaaatatgtgtaaaaattaacaagttgtattttatcagtttcaagtgaaagaatacatcttagtgttgataaatatcaagaaatctcaaattcgggcgtggacgaatgggtcgtccattactctggccttaaagccaaatttttggaaggtcattttggggtcaccaggggtcatctgaggtcaaattagtaaaaactgtcgtatggacatgaaacttggtgggtacagtcaacatttaaagccaaatttttggaaggtcattttggggtcaccaggggtcatctgaggtcaaattagtaaaactgtcgtatggacatgaaacttggtgggtatagtcaacatttcaagccaaatttttggaaggtcatttcggggtcatctgaggtcaaattagtaaaaactgttggatggacatggaacttggtgggtacagtcaacatttaaagccaaatttttggaaggtcatttcgaggccaccaggggtcatctgaggtcaaattagtaaaaactgtcgtatgggcatgaaacttagcacaaggggtacagtcaacattcagagccaaaattttagaaggtcatttcagggccaccaggggtcatctgaggtcatattagtaaaaactgttgcatgggcatgaaacttggtgggtacagttaccatcggccagataatcgtgcccagccgataaccgccaaattcatttacctctctaccaacagttatcgcaaaagcaggcggtcacaaaagcaggcgagactcgtggttcgagaaccgccttgtttttggtgttttgggaaaaaaaatccatatcttcaatacgaaaggtcaaaattttcaattgatcgtcgccttttcatcccacctacatacacttcaagtataaatcatcagatttataaagtttacttcaagtactgttaaatatcaaaaatatcaatttttaatgatttgccataaaatgtgtattacatagaaaattacaaaaaatcaaaattatttgatatcagaaggccattcttcgtattcagaatgcaattcgatatgtctgatgtgctctaatgtcccacaataaatactgtccaaacgttcataccccagcccttaaggggtactacacccagttccagtgtagtagttttagtccttgcccctataatatacatatcttacatatcttacttgtcaccaatgcgctataatttttgagaaaatgcaaaaataggcacaaaattgggcaggggtgtagtacccttaaacaTTCAATTTCTTAACATCTCCACATTTTGTCTTTCTTCAAAAACACTTCAATTTTAAAAGTATGTCATTTTGCTTTCCtgaaaatagtaagtccagatgaaccaATTTAATatccattttattatgtttatctacctggatgactgagcatattcacaaatttatttgACATGTCCAGGTTAatggataatggaacaaaagaagagggctagataTATATTTAAAGATAGCAGACTGGGCTTCTGACTTGCTTTTCCTCTTCTACACAAAAATCAACACCACAATTAAGGTCTGTGGaaggtttaattttttttttaatttgtaatatATATGTTATAGGCATCTCAAGAATCATATGAGGACATGGCTGGAGCTTCTTCACCAGCTGGTTCTGTGTACATGCACCCAACACATGGAGGACCCAACTCTCCTCAGCAATGCCTATTCAACCTTGAGACCTGCTGGATAAACAAAGACATTGCAGCTTTGAATCACACACTTGATCAAGTATTTTACACATCTGATCCACGCTCACTGCATGGCTTCATATTGCAAATATTGGAAGGGAGTCATGATATGCACAGGAAAAAACCAGATTCAATGGCCTTAGTGGTCCTGAAACAGTTCGAGCATTGGTGTAATACACATCCACACATAATGACCCAACAGGTAAGCCTTAACTGCTGAAGTCAACATACCGGTAGGGCCTACTTTCTTTTTCTTGTCTGTTAAATCTTTTCAAATGaatttggttcatttttttcaaaactgtttGTTTGGTTGGCATATCAGCGGTATATTGTAAATTTGCACATTACCTGCAAAGTGAATATATATAGAATGACAAACAATATGTTTCTgtaaccataggcgtagatccagggGGTTTATCCCcctaatattttgtcaggggatgGTCcacacaatcatccccccaatgatgatgcctgataatgggtttctgacctaATTAACctcatttgcccattttagccccaaatatgcaaattttcgcgcgcttgtcacacatttgttccacttttacaccatatttcatcagttagcttcaaaatagcaaaaattttcgcgcacatttgtaccatttgtaccataaacttattctgtcaccaaaaggtgctgcatagACTATACTTTaagtttaagatttttttttccaactccatccaccccaatgtaaaaaagaaatctacgccactgtctgtaaccattttgtaaattaaatttttatatattttttctaaCTAGGTTATATCAACGGCTCTCACTGAAGATATGAAGCATGAGGCTTTCAGCATTTCAACCAATGCACACGCCAATATCTTTGACCTTCTATGCAGGTTATATCGTCTAGATAAATCCGGAAATGAGTTTTTAGTGCCATATGTGAAAAGTCTTTTGGACAAAAATCAATACAAAGAGGTGAGTGGCAATGAAGGGGATTTACATGCAATGGGGATTTCTAAtcaccaaggggccaataaaaataaaaatgtgctaGGTGAGTTGAATAAGCAGTActtgctttgaatttgatatatttggTTCACTCACCAGGGGGCGAGTTTCCTTTAGAAAAGTAAGGGTGTACATTGTATCTAGTATGACTTTCTTGCAATAAACTGAATGAAGAAATATTATCTTATCAAATAGAAATGTCAGTGTATGCAAAATATTAGAATAAATTAATTGCTTTCTAAAGATTGCACAAAAAGTCagttgttataaatacgcctataccTTCAGAACGGAACTAataattgtattcacaatatttcaacattcgTCCGATTTCATTCAATATTCACATCACAGCAGTGGTTCGAAGACAgatataaaagttgcagctatttgtattgatttgaagttagCGCGAAGATAATTGTGgggtttacgtgccacaatgcttgcgtaataaccattgatggcTGTAccctgcaacttttaaattcaggtacTTTTCTTCAAAAGCACCACTGAGtagttaatattgaacaacattagGTATAAAAATgctcgtaaataaatcatccttctcccTATGTTGAAATATTACAAGTGAAAAGAATGATTAGTTCTGAAGATATAGACATacttataacagctgtgttactttttgtgcatattttatatcattttcaaCTAGCCTGAATGACAACACACTTATTTAGCATTGAGTGAGTGTGgagttgtgtgggggtgtgtgtgtaggggtgtatgtgcACACTTGTTTTGCCTATTTTGCGTATCCAACCAGAGTCATGTTTGATAACCAAATTAATATGGGATAAACAGTCAAACAGGGTATCCCCAGTTCCATATGCTTTAATACTATGCAACACTTATAATTAAATGTGTATACAATTACAAAGCAGATCCCCACCAGTGCTCAGCCAGACAAAAGGGTCATATACTGGCCCAGTGCTTGACCAGGGATGAGAGTACTTACGTGTTGCCCAGTGCTGTCACTCCTTTTTATTACGGCTTGATGTGGCTCATCGCAAAGCGCCTACTCATGTGCAAAGCACAAAACGCCTAATCATATGCAAAGCACCTACTCATACCGTCTTTTCATCTGGTCTATTCCCCACCACACTGCCATTATGTTGCCCAGCTCTTGGCCACATCAGCAAAGTTCCCTGTGATCTCTCCCCAGTTGACCTGTAAAGAGTCtcatttttgtgtgagctttgtGAAATTTTGGATGTCAATTTTGCATGTCATTACACACATACCCAATTGGGCAAAACCATCAGCGACTGCGGATGTCTCCAGTATAATTGTATCATGTTTGTAAACAGAAGTACAGCAATAAGATGGGCTTATCTAATTCACACTCTTCTTTTTAAAGAggcattaaattattttaaataacTATATTATTCCAGGCTGCGCAATATGCTACCAAGTTACAGCTGCAGAATTACTTCACTTTGGAAGAGATATGTTTGCCATTATTACTCCAAGATAAAATCAATCTGGcagaaaattatgtgaaaggcAATGAGACAATGCAAATAGGTCTAGTACAATCGCTGGACCAATACTGCTACAAGGGATTTGATGCAGGACAATTTCTGAGGTGAGTGACTtaatgttttgaaaatgacaCAAACAAAATCCCTTGGTTCCAActttgatttttgaatgaaataattgAACAGACTAATTGTTTTTTTCAATGCATATGTGTGCATATGTGAGATTTTACCTCCTGTGTCACTTtgaatgttacttataattataaaatctggccttgttacactcagaaaattatttttgcaacttcataatttgttttgaggTGAAAAACACTGATCTATAAATCACCTTTTTAGTGTTTGCCATTTTTGCCTTCAAAAACAGTtcttgccaagcggttaaaaccgccaTTAAAACCGGGAATCTACCTCAGACATGTCAGATAAAAAGTTACACTTTTGGAGTACAATTATCCAAGAAGgtctaaattaaaaaacaaatttcttaggaacactcaactttagaagtgacgggtatgtgcctcggcaaaattgggaaattgtcTATCCGATGACGTGacaatgtgtttttcaaaaattgtgtacccaatgacccttttttttttcaaaatgttgtaccaaatgaccACCTTTAgatttttttataacattcccatttttttaaacaatataaGGCCCCTACTTcacgactccggtaggcacatacctgtCACTTTTAAGATATCAACCTCCCCAGAATAATTACAAAGATACCACTTTTTCATGTAAACTGTTGAAAATAACCCACCCACAAAagcatatttttcttttcttggaTAATTCAAATGAACTTCATGTACACTACATGTAATAAACTGTTGTGATATTTAGCCAAACTATAGATAGTGagaaacaaaaaattaatttcttttgcCCATCAGTAAAATGACCAAATAGAATCAATCAAgaagaaatatttataatataaaatgaaGACATACAAAATTACTTGAAATTCAATTTATATACATGGCACAAAGAAGTATAGAGTGAGAGAAAACATGGCCTAAGtgaggacatggccctagtgggcaATGACTTAAGTGGGACaaggccctagtgggacatggcccccctagtgggacatggacctagtgggacatggccctagtgggacatggacctagtgggacatggccctagtgggacatggacctagtgggacatggccctagtgggacatggacctagtgggacatggctctagtgggacatggccctagtgagacatggcctaagtgggacatggcctaagtgggacatggccctagtgggaatgacctaagtgggaaatggcctaagtgggacatggactaagtggcaCATGGCCTAACTGGGACTGGACCAAGTGagatttggaccaaatgggagtGGCCTAAGTgcgattggaccaaatgggattggactaagtgggaatTGCCCAAAAACAAAGGTGCATAGCCCGGGGGCACTCTGTATTGACAAAGGGGTAGCATCCGTAATCAAAAAAGCATATACATAATTAGGGTCTTTTCTCACGATCGGACATGTTACGCGTGTTAAGTGAATAGGGTATAAAAACCATGAAAATAAAAAGTGTATTTTCTATGCAAGAAAATGTCCCGAAAAATGTACAATTGAGTTAAAAGACAGGGAAGTGtatgttattgtatttttttttttcatttctcagTGAACTTAAAATTCCAAATGCTCGCAAAGACAAGTTACGTCCACAGAATCTAAGCAAACTTATCATGAGATTGGTGAAGCTGTTCAAACTTGACCCAGAAGTTTGTCCAAACACGTGCCATACCAAAGACTACGGTGCCATGAAGTTCCTACTGTATAAGAAATATGTTGAATGTTCTTTGGAACCACAGTGCCAAACAATCAGGTAATCTATCATTATAGAATTATTAGAATCACAATGCTACCTTCATTATAAGCATAAAGTTAGGATTAGCTGTTTATTGCTTTAGTGCCAACATTGTGTTGTATAAGAGGTGGGTTTTTGCAAACTTACACATAGTCATTTAATTCCCCATTCAAAGCAAGGATGTGTGAAAGAAATATGCATACAAACTGAGGGAATATGACAAAGCAAGGATTTCATTTCTACAGTATTAGATGGGCATACCTCAATTGTTATGGGGTGTATACATGAAGAAAAACATTTAAGCTTTCCTTGCTTTATATGGGGGTAGTTTGTGTGCCTTGGTATGTGTGTACAGAACTTTTTGTGTGTCTGTGATGGGGGGGTGTACGCGTGTGGGGAGAGGGTGTGTGTGAGTAAAGTGTGTGGGACACCATCACTTTCAATGGGCTTCCACGTAGGGGTGCATACATGTGTGCATTTTAAAAATTCAGACAAGAAAAGTGTGAGACTCATTACACTGGAATAAAAGGATGTATTTATTTAAAGCATGGAAGTTTACTTCCCAAAGAAGTAATATAAATTACATGAGACCAACAATATCAAAGGGATGCTTGCTTGTGTTGGCAATACAAagatttccttttgtttcatttaaTCTTAATAAGACAACATTTTTTGCAGACTTTGCATGTTGTATTAGCACATGTATCATATGATATGACtgtataattgtttaaaaatatcaaaatttaaattttataatcCTTCTTCATTTTCAAATTAATTGTTTACAGCAGAAACAGAAATCAATTGAAGGTGACAATTGGGATGAGCTTATGGTGAATACGATACGTAACAACATAGACCTACAAGAAGAGCTGGTAGTACAATTGATGTGTTACAATGACCTACCAGCAGCAGCAGAATGGTCGCAACGTTTTGATATTCCTGTACAGAAACTACCAGCTGCAGTTATTAGTGAGAGGGAGAGACTACAAGAGGAAGCCAGGTGTGGTAATTATATGGACATACATTGATAACATGTGGCTTGGTTCAAAACACTATTATGAGGGCTATTTTGGACAGATTCTACAAAAAATAGCCCTCATGTTATTAGAAGTGTGTTTATTAAAGGGgatgtttaaaataaaaaacgGTACATATTTTGTATGGTGAATGCTTGCCATAATGTTTTGAGATGAACCAAAAAAATGTGTATCAAGTGAAATGTGATGATAGCGAGACACTTACAGCCATATCTCATATCACAAAATAAATTATACCAACATTGGAATTGTTTTGCATGACCATGCAGAGCTCAAAATACTTTTtggattaaaggagtatttcatgatccttgaatcattttttatgacattttcaggagatatccacaaaaaaagcttattcccaaaatgtcaattGATTCTGGttctgcgtttgcgagttatgcatgattatgtgtatatgtTGTAACACTGATTTGCAACGTCCAAACAATAGATGTATTCTGTAAGAGAAATTGTTCACTCAATTTGATCCTATAGATTCTACATGCATGCATAATACTGTAATGtatgtcaaattaataaaattggcatagtcaaagggcaaaattttgttcaatttgttGGTAACATAATAGTTAGGGTTATAAAAATGCTGTGATGCTTACATGAAAGTGAGACCAAATGTTTTTTCGGTCAAGAAAATGGTGATGTCAGAAAGTTACACAGAAGTGGAGCTATGCTATGTGCCAGGATTCTTTTAttcaataaatgaaataattgtGTAAGGGAGGAAGTAATACACTCTTTTTGTTAAAGAATCTTACTTTTAATGTATAATTAATTACAGTATGGCAGTAAGGTATGCGATGGTACAGGACGATAGTGTATCACATTATATGTAAACCATTGTTTAATACCATTTAATAAAGGTATGGTCAAATGATGATGTTGTCTAACTAACCAACCAAATCATCATATATtgttagatttatttccaaatgGACATATTATGCGATCTTATTTAAAACTTCACCTTTCTGTCATAATACAGACTTGTAACGGTATAAATGTACAACTAAACTGTTAACCAAGGTTTAACGGaagatatgtttaaaaaaattcaaaatctgtTCTTATCTCATCCTTTATTTCTGATTTTTGTATTATATGTAGTAATAAACCTGTGGAAGATGAGACAGATGATTGGGATGATGAATTGTTTACTGATGCAGACATGACCTACCCATCTGAAGAGTACTATAGGCTGTCTCTACCAATGGACAAAGTACATATGATTAGTACATATGATGATCTACACATGTGTCAGGACAGTATTGTGAAGGTATGAATGCAATTCTTTGCATATATATGAAGAACATAATAACATGTAgcctatgtgacatgatcaaggggaatgagtcatatgtctaccctggtcaaaaatgagttctACACATGATTCAATTTatcaatcaaaaaatcaaaagaattttaacacttttttgctaatatctcaaaaatcaatattagcgacatccaactcgttccctttgatcatgtcacatatagattTCTAGTGAAATATGTTCTACTTTATATTGCAGTGTTGAATCTTTGTGCGCCATAAAAATAACACAGTAACTTGCATCATAATTTGTTATTTGCTGACGTATAATAGAGGTTTGAAATCAAAACAGCAAGTTATTGTATTGAACACTTatctttttatgcctccaccgcgaggcatactgtttttgcaatgtccgagcttccgtgctttcgtccgtccggatgctgtatctcgggcatggatgggcggattgacttcagattttcaggataggtgggtcatggtaaAAAACTCgggatacttttttttgggtggggttcaaggtcatatactgaggtcaaaggtcatttgaggtcaaattacaaaaactgtcatatgggcatgaaacttggtgggtacagtcaacaattagagcaaaatttctggaaggtcattttggggtcatccggggtcaccaaggggtcatctgaggtcaaattaataaaattggtcgtatgggcttgaaacttggtgggtacagacaacatttagagccaaaattttggaaggtcatttcaggatcTTCCGGGGTAACCAAGGGGTCattgcaaggtcattttggggtcatcctggtggaggcatcccatttgacgccttgcgtcgaaaaccgcgacgttTCTAGTTTATCAATAATATGATACAAGTTATCAATGCTAATAATGGCAAACTAGTCAACAAACATTGGAGCAAAGGGTTTTCATGTGCACAAAACAAGACTGGTATCCTGTGTCATGTATAATGAAATACCGTATCTGCTGTATTAATCTCCCTatcaattttcaaccaaaaatagatcaatgctgatatttccatgctatcttgtgcaaCTAAGCTTACCATACATGGTCTACACACGATCGGTAATTGCCGTGATATGTTCATAGTTCCGTCATATTGGCTTACCTACCTAACACATTTTTCTGGTATTATCATTGAAAAAAGGACCTCTATTCGACGCCCCCTAATTCGAAAATGTCACGCGCCCCTGGGCATTTAAATACAGTACATGAAATAACTTACCCCATATGTTAATTTGCGTAGAAAATACTATACAATTTTATAACACTTGGACTGAAATGGGTAGCATATTTATAAACAATCTTCAGATGCTAATTACAATGTTAAGTTCCATCATATCTCCCACCTGCCCAATATTGAAAGAATATGACTTGGTGATCATAAGTTTATATTATCCAGTTGTTTTCTGTCG
The Amphiura filiformis chromosome 3, Afil_fr2py, whole genome shotgun sequence DNA segment above includes these coding regions:
- the LOC140147429 gene encoding exonuclease mut-7 homolog, producing MAGASSPAGSVYMHPTHGGPNSPQQCLFNLETCWINKDIAALNHTLDQVFYTSDPRSLHGFILQILEGSHDMHRKKPDSMALVVLKQFEHWCNTHPHIMTQQVISTALTEDMKHEAFSISTNAHANIFDLLCRLYRLDKSGNEFLVPYVKSLLDKNQYKEAAQYATKLQLQNYFTLEEICLPLLLQDKINLAENYVKGNETMQIGLVQSLDQYCYKGFDAGQFLSELKIPNARKDKLRPQNLSKLIMRLVKLFKLDPEVCPNTCHTKDYGAMKFLLYKKYKQKSIEGDNWDELMVNTIRNNIDLQEELVVQLMCYNDLPAAAEWSQRFDIPVQKLPAAVISERERLQEEASNKPVEDETDDWDDELFTDADMTYPSEEYYRLSLPMDKVHMISTYDDLHMCQDSIVKCGITVGIDMEWRPTFTPTQVSRVMLVQLATYDNIYLLDMIALHDAGQPEVIKAFFTALFCGKEVLKLGFGIKTDLQMLHKSYPYLRECVSQLRRMVDLHTLSRQIVYALPDIMGEKAPASEAESVAAEKGLRELVHQCLGKPLDKKEQLSDWERRPLRPTQIHYSALDAYCLLEVYDLLKERVKAAELEINMEPSLSSKAPNICNPPKSSRSANRKAEREKKKNNSESPNSSKASSSPPLKPGNVAVVCDNMLQGLGRYLRACGIDVKILSNEDDHDVAAKVNFLCHSFVRFT